The DNA segment TTTCCCAGCTTGACCGACGCTGGGCCATCCCTCACAAACGCCCCGTCCCCGCGGAGCTCTGTCCCGCGGCCCGAAAGGATCCCATTCAATGAAGCGATTGGTCGTCATCGCCGCCCTCGTGGGTGCCGCTCCGGCGCTCGCCGATGAAGGCATGTGGACGTACAACAACTTCCCCGCCGCCAAGGTGAAGGAGAAGTACGGCTTCCAGCCGGAACAGCAGTGGATGGACAAGCTCCGCCTGGGCGCGGTGCGTCTGGCCGGCGGCTGTTCCGCCAGCTTCGTGTCGCCGGACGGCCTGGTGATGACCAATCACCACTGCGCTCGCGGCTGCATCGAGCAGCTGTCCACCGCGAAGCAGGACTACCTGGCCAACGGCTTCTACGCGAAGGCGCAGGCCGAGGAGAAGCAGTGCCCGGCGATGGAGGTGAACCAGCTCGTCGAGATCACCGACGTCACCGAGCAGCTCAACAAGGCCACCGCGTCGCTGACCGGCAAGCAGTACTCGGACACGCTGAAGGCCGAGATGTCCAAGGTGGAGAAGGCCTGCTCCAACGGCGACGACAAGGTGCGCTGCGACCTGGTCACGCTGTACCAGGGCGGCAAGTACAACCTGTACAAGTACCGCCGCTTCCAGGACGTGCGCCTGGTGTTCGCCCCGGAGCACGCCATCGCCTTCTTCGGCGGTGACCCGGACAACTTCGAGTTCCCCCGCTACGACCTGGACGTGACGTTCGTGCGCGTCTACCAGGACAAGCAGCCGGTGAAGACGCCGGACTACTTCAAGTGGTCCGAGGGCGGCGCGAAGGAGAACGATCTCACGTTCGTGGCCGGCAACCCGGGCCGCACCTCGCGCGCGCTGACCATCGCGGAGCTGGAGTACACCCGCGACGTGTCCCTGCCCAAGACGCTCATGTACCTCTCCGAGCTGCGCGGCATGCTCACCGAGTTCCAGAAGCGCGGCCCCGAGCAGAAGCGCATCTCCAGCAACCTCCTGTTCGGCGTGGAGAACGGCCTGAAGGCGTCCAAGGGCCGCCACGAGGCGCTGCTCGACAAGAAGTTCTTCGCCTCCAAGGTCGCCGCGGAGCAGGAGCTGCGCAAGAAGGTCGACGCGAACCCCGAGCTGAAGAAGAAGTATGCCGCCGCC comes from the Corallococcus exiguus genome and includes:
- a CDS encoding S46 family peptidase is translated as MKRLVVIAALVGAAPALADEGMWTYNNFPAAKVKEKYGFQPEQQWMDKLRLGAVRLAGGCSASFVSPDGLVMTNHHCARGCIEQLSTAKQDYLANGFYAKAQAEEKQCPAMEVNQLVEITDVTEQLNKATASLTGKQYSDTLKAEMSKVEKACSNGDDKVRCDLVTLYQGGKYNLYKYRRFQDVRLVFAPEHAIAFFGGDPDNFEFPRYDLDVTFVRVYQDKQPVKTPDYFKWSEGGAKENDLTFVAGNPGRTSRALTIAELEYTRDVSLPKTLMYLSELRGMLTEFQKRGPEQKRISSNLLFGVENGLKASKGRHEALLDKKFFASKVAAEQELRKKVDANPELKKKYAAAWDEIAKAEAQLLTIRKDLNFLEQGNGLSSGLFHTARALVRAGDELPKDNGQRLREFNDANLTALKAQLFSPAPIYPELEIARLTFGLTKMREELGAKHPFVKKVLGKESPEQVATRVVKGTKLIDPKARKALWDGGKKAVDASKDPMVQLALLADPDSRAIRKKFEDDVESIIKKNSELVAKAKFDIYGTSQYPDATFSPRVSFGSVKGYMDEGQQVAPITQMSGTFEHATGQDPYALPKSWLKSEKVITGTTPMNFITTNDIIGGNSGSPVVNKNLEVVGLVFDGNIQSLGGEYGFDESVNRTVAVHSEAIIEALQKIYGANRVLEELRPGSTKVAPVKANPAG